The Kaustia mangrovi genome has a segment encoding these proteins:
- a CDS encoding MmgE/PrpD family protein, giving the protein MAITDFLRETGFGNIPETVTRQSRLWFLDLVGVAAAGSRTPLSGLIRDHACAHFAAGGRGARILFDGRTVSPSGAALAGGMTIDALDAHDGHRLTKGHAGCGALPAVLAYMDAEDIADGRELLIGLILGYEIGTRAGIALHRLARDYHTSGAWIAVATAAIGVRMLGLGGPAARHAIGIGEYHGPRSPMMRCIDHPTMVKDGSGWGAMAGVSAAYLAQDGFTGAPATLVDSPDTADLWRDLGQRWRVLEQYYKPFPVCRWAQPAIEAALALKAGHGVAADDIARIEVESFDEAVRLATRRPQTTEEAQYSLPFPVAAAAVRGRLGIDEVAGDALGDPGIRRLSETMALTADPALSARFPERRIARVRFLLRNGSILSSGDTEAFGDPERPATANRIRDKFETYAEPVLGAERTRTIARSIETIGTDTPGQEPILGRLLASPPDGLSARLPR; this is encoded by the coding sequence ATGGCCATTACGGACTTTCTGCGCGAAACCGGTTTCGGGAACATTCCCGAGACCGTCACCCGGCAGTCCCGGCTGTGGTTCCTCGACCTTGTCGGCGTCGCCGCCGCCGGCAGCCGGACGCCGCTCTCCGGCCTGATCCGCGATCACGCATGCGCCCATTTCGCCGCCGGCGGCCGCGGCGCGCGGATCCTGTTCGACGGGCGTACCGTGAGCCCGTCCGGCGCCGCGCTGGCCGGCGGCATGACCATCGACGCGCTCGACGCCCATGACGGGCACCGGCTGACCAAGGGCCATGCCGGCTGCGGCGCGCTGCCCGCCGTGCTCGCCTATATGGATGCCGAGGACATCGCGGACGGGCGCGAACTCCTGATCGGCCTGATCCTCGGCTACGAGATCGGCACGCGCGCCGGGATCGCGCTCCACCGCCTGGCCCGCGACTACCACACTTCCGGCGCCTGGATCGCCGTCGCCACGGCGGCCATCGGCGTGCGCATGCTGGGTCTCGGCGGGCCGGCGGCGCGCCATGCCATCGGCATCGGCGAGTATCACGGACCGCGCAGCCCGATGATGCGCTGCATCGACCATCCGACCATGGTCAAGGACGGGTCCGGCTGGGGCGCGATGGCGGGCGTGTCGGCGGCCTACCTCGCACAGGACGGCTTCACCGGGGCGCCCGCGACGCTCGTGGACTCGCCGGACACCGCCGATCTGTGGCGGGATCTCGGACAGCGCTGGCGCGTACTCGAACAATATTACAAGCCCTTTCCCGTCTGCCGATGGGCCCAGCCGGCCATCGAGGCGGCACTGGCGCTGAAGGCCGGCCACGGCGTCGCGGCGGACGACATCGCACGGATCGAGGTGGAGAGCTTCGACGAAGCCGTCCGGCTCGCCACACGCCGCCCGCAGACCACCGAGGAAGCCCAGTATTCGCTGCCCTTCCCCGTCGCCGCGGCGGCGGTGCGCGGCCGTCTGGGGATCGACGAGGTCGCCGGCGACGCGCTTGGCGACCCCGGGATCCGGCGTCTGAGCGAGACGATGGCGCTGACCGCCGATCCGGCGCTCTCCGCCCGCTTCCCGGAGCGGCGCATCGCACGTGTGCGGTTCCTGCTGCGCAATGGATCCATCCTCTCGAGCGGCGACACGGAGGCCTTCGGAGACCCGGAGCGGCCGGCAACGGCCAACCGGATACGCGACAAGTTCGAGACCTATGCCGAACCGGTGCTCGGTGCCGAACGGACACGAACGATCGCCCGATCCATCGAGACCATCGGCACGGACACTCCCGGCCAAGAGCCGATCCTCGGGCGGCTCCTTGCATCCCCGCCCGACGGCCTGAGCGCACGCCTGCCGCGGTGA
- a CDS encoding GlxA family transcriptional regulator, with translation MADTSPHPDPDAGISFAILVFPGFPMMAFSSVVEPLRAANVLAGKPCYSWITVGVGDGRVAASNGVDFAPDHSARTAPAVDRIVVCSGGDADHLVAGDALVWIRKSLRAGASIGAVADAAFFLARAGLLDGHACTLHWSSQSAFAEAFPELDMRRDLYVIDRKRFTSAGGVASLDMMLEMIAGDYGAALAAGVAEWYVHSPLRASVDRKMMPLRLRTGIRDELVLSAVAIMEDEVEDRVSMSALARRLGVSDDKLERAFRQELRTVPSAYYRALRLRRATDLLMHSTLRIAEIALSCGFESASSFSRAFKDRFGHTPSEARRSRTGHRRAARAPGRIAGSEGPDAA, from the coding sequence ATGGCGGACACATCTCCACATCCGGATCCGGACGCGGGCATCAGCTTCGCGATCCTCGTCTTTCCGGGCTTTCCGATGATGGCGTTCAGCTCCGTCGTCGAACCCCTCAGGGCCGCGAATGTGCTCGCCGGCAAGCCCTGCTATTCCTGGATCACGGTGGGAGTGGGCGATGGCAGGGTCGCCGCGTCGAACGGCGTCGACTTTGCGCCCGACCATTCCGCGCGCACCGCTCCCGCCGTCGACCGCATCGTGGTGTGTTCGGGCGGCGACGCCGACCACCTCGTCGCGGGCGACGCGCTGGTGTGGATCAGGAAGAGCCTCAGGGCCGGCGCCTCCATCGGCGCGGTCGCGGACGCGGCGTTCTTCCTCGCCCGGGCCGGGCTGCTCGACGGCCATGCCTGCACGCTGCACTGGTCGAGCCAGTCGGCCTTCGCGGAAGCCTTCCCCGAGCTCGACATGCGCCGCGACCTCTATGTCATCGACCGGAAGCGGTTCACCTCCGCCGGCGGGGTCGCGAGCCTCGACATGATGCTGGAGATGATTGCCGGCGACTACGGTGCCGCGCTCGCGGCGGGGGTGGCGGAGTGGTATGTGCACAGCCCGCTGAGGGCGAGCGTGGACAGGAAGATGATGCCCCTGCGCCTGCGGACGGGCATCCGCGACGAGCTGGTGCTGTCGGCGGTGGCCATCATGGAGGACGAGGTGGAGGACCGCGTGAGCATGTCCGCGCTCGCCAGGCGGCTCGGCGTGTCGGACGACAAGCTGGAGCGGGCCTTCCGGCAGGAGCTCAGGACCGTGCCCAGCGCCTATTACCGGGCCTTGCGGCTTCGTCGCGCGACCGATCTCCTGATGCATTCCACGCTCCGGATCGCCGAGATCGCCCTGTCCTGCGGCTTCGAGAGCGCATCGAGCTTCTCGCGCGCCTTCAAGGACCGGTTCGGCCACACGCCGAGCGAGGCCAGGAGATCCCGGACGGGGCACCGGCGCGCGGCCCGGGCGCCGGGCAGAATCGCCGGGAGCGAGGGCCCGGATGCGGCATGA
- a CDS encoding NAD(P)-dependent oxidoreductase — translation MRITVFGATGNVGRRVVAEAVERGHEVTAVGRDPARLADLPAGVETRSGDAARADDVAELSAGRDLAIGATRPPAGQEGTLVTMAEALLAGAARTGVRLLLVGGAASLRVPDTGGLAVDDPRYVGAAWRDIALACCAQFEACRKETGADWTYLSPPALLEPGDRTGRYRLGGDEILLDGDGRSRISMEDFAVALLDEAERPRHRGARFTVAY, via the coding sequence ATGCGTATCACTGTCTTCGGTGCAACCGGGAACGTTGGCCGCCGTGTGGTGGCGGAAGCGGTCGAGCGGGGCCACGAGGTGACCGCCGTGGGACGCGATCCCGCGCGGCTTGCCGATCTGCCGGCCGGCGTGGAGACCCGCTCCGGCGATGCGGCGCGCGCCGACGATGTCGCGGAGCTGAGCGCCGGCCGGGATCTGGCGATTGGGGCCACGCGTCCGCCGGCGGGCCAGGAGGGTACGCTCGTGACCATGGCCGAGGCGCTGCTGGCGGGTGCTGCCCGAACGGGTGTCCGCCTGCTTCTGGTTGGCGGTGCGGCCAGCCTGCGCGTGCCCGATACGGGTGGGCTGGCGGTGGACGATCCGCGCTATGTCGGCGCGGCCTGGCGGGATATCGCGCTTGCCTGTTGCGCGCAGTTCGAGGCGTGCCGGAAGGAGACCGGGGCGGATTGGACCTATCTGAGTCCGCCCGCGCTGCTGGAGCCGGGGGACCGCACGGGCCGCTACCGTCTCGGCGGCGACGAGATACTGCTCGATGGCGACGGCCGCTCGCGCATCTCGATGGAGGATTTCGCCGTCGCGCTGCTCGACGAGGCCGAACGGCCGCGCCATCGCGGAGCGCGCTTCACCGTCGCCTATTGA
- a CDS encoding HalD/BesD family halogenase yields the protein MSISAKALPETALPLGEVVDLDRYPIDRLDTPEAMALVARCRAQLNDDGCVVLDGFIRPDALERLEAETGHLGPHAHYNSTVTNIYNSDGDPSLPEDHPVNIFNERTNGFVAGDMIPDGTLIRSLYENRAFQAFIAAAMEEPELHEYADPLAGLVVNCLKPGCQHPWHYDSNDFIVTMMTRAPEAGGTFEYCPQIREAGNENIEAVNAVLAGDRAPVRALDLKPGDLQIFYGRLSLHRVARVEGERDRHTVIFGYAREPGFIGRAARTRKLFGRVAPIHEREERNGLKRTDTLQD from the coding sequence ATGTCCATATCCGCCAAAGCCCTTCCGGAAACCGCCCTGCCGCTCGGCGAGGTCGTCGATCTCGACCGCTACCCGATCGACCGTCTCGACACCCCTGAGGCCATGGCGCTCGTCGCGCGCTGCCGTGCCCAGCTCAACGACGATGGCTGTGTCGTCCTCGACGGCTTCATCCGGCCCGACGCGCTGGAGCGGCTCGAGGCGGAGACGGGGCATCTGGGGCCCCACGCCCATTACAACTCGACCGTCACCAACATCTACAACAGCGACGGCGACCCCTCCCTGCCGGAGGACCATCCGGTCAACATCTTCAACGAGCGCACCAACGGCTTCGTCGCCGGCGACATGATCCCGGACGGCACGCTGATCCGCTCGCTTTACGAGAACCGGGCCTTCCAGGCGTTCATCGCCGCCGCGATGGAGGAGCCGGAGCTTCACGAATATGCCGACCCGCTGGCCGGCCTCGTGGTCAACTGCCTCAAGCCCGGCTGCCAGCATCCCTGGCACTACGACTCCAACGACTTCATCGTGACCATGATGACCAGGGCCCCCGAAGCCGGCGGCACCTTCGAGTACTGCCCGCAGATCCGCGAGGCGGGCAACGAGAACATCGAGGCGGTGAACGCCGTTCTCGCCGGCGACCGGGCGCCCGTGCGCGCCCTCGACCTGAAGCCCGGCGACCTGCAGATCTTCTATGGCCGCCTGTCGCTCCACCGCGTCGCCAGGGTGGAGGGCGAGCGCGACCGTCACACCGTGATCTTCGGCTATGCCCGCGAGCCCGGCTTCATCGGCCGCGCCGCGCGCACCCGCAAGCTCTTCGGCCGCGTCGCGCCGATCCACGAGCGCGAAGAGCGCAACGGGCTTAAGCGCACCGACACGCTGCAGGACTGA
- a CDS encoding glycine betaine ABC transporter substrate-binding protein — protein sequence MFKPVARLVAVTIALALGAGSTVAETITVGGKDFTEQFLVAEMTRQLLEAKGYDVEKNDGLGSTVLRKAQENGQIDIYWEYTGTSLVVYNKVKEQLSPEETYETVKELDAEKGLVWLAPSRANNTYALAIRQDSPKTDGMETISDLAAAYRDGTPVVMGATAEFPRREDGLIGLEKVYDFKAGRANIRPMEIGLVYPALANGDVDVSTVGATDGRIASMNLTLLEDDKNFFPNYALVPVVREETLKANPELKDILETLSGKFDDATMQRLNGEVDVHKKTIDAVAETFLKEQGLL from the coding sequence ATGTTCAAACCAGTCGCACGGCTTGTCGCCGTCACAATCGCGCTCGCTCTCGGGGCCGGCTCGACCGTTGCCGAAACCATCACGGTCGGCGGCAAGGACTTCACCGAGCAGTTCCTTGTCGCGGAGATGACCAGACAATTGCTGGAGGCGAAGGGATACGACGTCGAGAAGAACGACGGCCTCGGCTCCACCGTGCTGCGCAAGGCGCAGGAGAACGGGCAGATCGATATCTACTGGGAATACACCGGCACCTCGCTCGTCGTCTACAACAAGGTCAAGGAGCAGCTCTCGCCGGAGGAGACCTACGAGACGGTCAAGGAGCTCGACGCGGAGAAGGGGCTCGTCTGGCTCGCTCCCTCCAGGGCGAACAACACCTATGCCCTCGCGATCCGGCAGGACAGTCCCAAGACGGACGGCATGGAGACGATTTCCGACCTCGCGGCCGCCTATCGCGACGGCACGCCGGTGGTCATGGGGGCGACGGCGGAGTTCCCGAGGCGCGAGGACGGGCTGATCGGGCTGGAGAAGGTCTATGACTTCAAGGCGGGCCGCGCGAACATCCGGCCGATGGAGATCGGGCTCGTCTATCCCGCGCTCGCCAATGGCGATGTGGACGTGTCGACCGTGGGCGCCACCGACGGGCGGATCGCGTCGATGAACCTCACCCTGCTTGAGGACGACAAGAATTTCTTCCCGAATTATGCGCTCGTGCCGGTCGTCCGGGAGGAGACGCTCAAGGCCAATCCGGAGCTCAAGGACATCCTCGAGACGCTGTCGGGCAAGTTCGACGACGCCACCATGCAGCGCCTCAACGGCGAGGTGGACGTCCACAAGAAGACCATCGACGCGGTCGCGGAGACCTTCCTGAAGGAGCAGGGTCTCCTCTGA
- a CDS encoding DMT family transporter, translated as MTMSEARQTVGSAHTGMLLWALIVGLSFPAVGLMSEGLPPLLLTAMRFTIASLALWPLVRRAPAFRPSRQGLVLYVLMGLCTAGFFGAMFWAAHRATALSMSTLYVSVPLLAYGLGRLFGVERRAGGLLAILALGAGGALALAWAGKAGQAGGLQLGAGETAFFLGCLGSALYPVLTKWGLARGWLPDGAGVRTFWSLVVGAVLVGLMGLAAEAPRALAAMTVSDILLVAYLGVFSSGVTYWLMQRGTGALTPGAVTAYTYLVPFVSVVLVVVGEPERMGWQWVPGSLMVVLAIALLLRRPVDPPATPAAPRRCAASS; from the coding sequence ATGACGATGTCGGAGGCGAGGCAGACTGTGGGAAGCGCCCACACCGGAATGCTGCTGTGGGCGTTGATCGTGGGGCTCTCCTTCCCGGCGGTGGGGCTCATGAGCGAGGGCCTGCCGCCGCTCTTGCTGACCGCGATGCGGTTCACCATCGCGTCGCTGGCGCTCTGGCCGCTGGTGCGCCGGGCGCCCGCCTTCCGGCCGAGCCGGCAGGGGCTGGTACTCTATGTGCTCATGGGGCTGTGCACGGCCGGTTTCTTCGGTGCCATGTTCTGGGCCGCCCACCGGGCCACGGCGCTGTCCATGTCGACGCTCTATGTCAGCGTGCCGCTGCTGGCCTACGGGCTCGGCCGGCTGTTCGGCGTGGAACGGCGTGCGGGCGGGCTGCTTGCCATTCTGGCGTTGGGCGCGGGCGGCGCGCTGGCGCTCGCCTGGGCGGGGAAAGCCGGCCAGGCCGGCGGCCTGCAGCTCGGTGCCGGGGAGACCGCGTTCTTCCTCGGCTGCCTCGGCTCCGCCCTCTACCCCGTACTGACCAAATGGGGGCTGGCGCGTGGCTGGCTGCCGGACGGGGCAGGCGTGCGCACCTTCTGGAGCCTGGTCGTCGGAGCCGTGCTGGTCGGCCTGATGGGGCTGGCCGCGGAGGCGCCGCGGGCGCTGGCCGCCATGACCGTCTCCGATATCCTGCTGGTGGCCTATCTCGGCGTATTTTCCAGCGGTGTCACCTATTGGCTCATGCAGCGGGGCACCGGGGCGCTGACGCCGGGCGCGGTCACGGCCTACACCTATCTGGTGCCCTTCGTCTCGGTGGTTCTGGTGGTCGTCGGCGAGCCTGAGCGCATGGGCTGGCAGTGGGTACCTGGCAGCCTGATGGTCGTGCTGGCGATCGCACTCCTGCTACGCCGGCCCGTGGATCCGCCTGCGACGCCGGCCGCGCCGCGCCGGTGTGCGGCCTCGTCGTGA
- a CDS encoding ABC transporter ATP-binding protein, with the protein MITLKNLTKIFDAGGEPVTAVDHVNLEVPAGETAILLGPSGCGKTTTLKMINRIIPKTSGKILIDGEDTDGVNEIELRRNIGYVIQQIGLFPNMTVEENIAVVPDLLGWEKKKSRARAAELLEMVALDPSIFLKRYPKELSGGQQQRVGVARALAADPPVMLMDEPFGAIDPINREVIQDEFLKLQQEMRKTIMFVSHDIDEAVKMGDRIAIFRAGRLIQYDTPDNVLAHPINEFIADFVGGDRTLKRLRLVRVYEAMDAEPPKIVPEDDIRKAVKLMEDHEHQNAVVVGPRGRPRGYVHYNDVKDASGAVKEHWAGYPKTVSIDADLRTAVSEMFTHNVTWLACVDDDGRFRGYITQRQITHHLGATYTDRSELPDPNVPPPGTPVAQAEEAS; encoded by the coding sequence ATGATTACGCTGAAGAACCTCACCAAGATCTTCGACGCCGGCGGCGAGCCGGTCACCGCGGTCGATCACGTCAATCTGGAGGTGCCGGCCGGCGAGACGGCGATCCTGCTCGGCCCCTCCGGCTGCGGCAAGACCACCACGCTCAAGATGATCAACCGGATCATCCCGAAGACGAGCGGCAAGATCCTCATCGACGGCGAGGATACCGACGGCGTCAACGAGATCGAGCTGCGCCGCAATATCGGTTACGTCATCCAGCAGATCGGCCTGTTCCCCAACATGACGGTGGAGGAGAACATCGCCGTCGTGCCGGACCTGCTGGGCTGGGAGAAGAAGAAATCGCGCGCCCGCGCCGCGGAGCTCCTGGAGATGGTCGCGCTCGATCCCTCCATCTTCCTCAAGCGCTACCCGAAGGAACTGTCCGGCGGCCAGCAGCAGCGCGTCGGGGTGGCCCGCGCGCTCGCCGCCGACCCGCCGGTCATGCTGATGGACGAGCCGTTCGGCGCCATCGACCCGATCAACCGGGAGGTCATCCAGGACGAGTTCCTGAAGCTCCAGCAGGAGATGCGCAAGACCATCATGTTCGTCAGCCACGATATCGACGAGGCGGTGAAGATGGGCGACCGCATCGCCATTTTCCGCGCCGGACGGCTGATCCAGTACGACACGCCCGATAACGTCCTCGCCCATCCGATCAACGAGTTCATCGCCGATTTCGTCGGCGGCGACCGCACGCTGAAGCGGCTCAGGCTCGTCAGGGTCTATGAGGCGATGGATGCCGAACCGCCGAAGATCGTGCCCGAGGACGACATCAGGAAGGCGGTCAAGCTCATGGAGGACCACGAGCACCAGAACGCCGTCGTCGTCGGACCGCGCGGGCGTCCGCGCGGCTATGTGCACTATAACGACGTGAAGGACGCCAGCGGCGCCGTGAAGGAGCATTGGGCGGGCTATCCGAAGACGGTCAGTATAGATGCCGACCTGCGCACGGCCGTCTCGGAGATGTTCACCCACAACGTGACCTGGCTCGCCTGCGTGGACGACGATGGCCGGTTCCGCGGCTACATCACCCAGCGCCAGATCACGCATCACCTGGGCGCGACCTATACCGACAGGAGCGAGCTGCCCGATCCGAACGTGCCGCCGCCGGGAACCCCGGTGGCGCAGGCAGAGGAGGCGTCGTGA
- a CDS encoding LysR family transcriptional regulator: MDRLTALTVFRHVVELKSFAAAARHMRLSPAAVSKNIGELEAHLGVRLLNRTTRRMSLTEAGTLYYDQIVRVLDELEEADSSLGPLQRRPTGLLRVSAPMTLTLVCLSPALPKFLARHPELSLDLRMDDRRVDIVEEGFDVAIRASDRLEDSSLIARRLMTMPHVVCGAPSYFERSGAPASPESLEDHTCIQFTLSGHVDEWTFEKAGRSVRIPVNGRYRVTSSLAVRDALRAGFGLSLMPLAYVREDIEQGRLQTVLDDWSAVNLSVYAVYPSRRHVVAKVRAFLDFLVEELGPGASAPRD, encoded by the coding sequence ATGGATCGCCTGACCGCGCTGACCGTCTTCCGCCACGTGGTGGAGCTGAAGAGCTTCGCCGCCGCCGCGCGGCATATGCGCCTGTCGCCGGCGGCCGTCAGCAAGAATATCGGCGAGCTGGAGGCCCATCTGGGCGTGCGGCTGCTCAACCGCACGACCCGGCGCATGAGCCTGACGGAGGCCGGCACGCTCTATTACGACCAGATCGTGCGCGTCCTGGACGAGCTGGAGGAGGCCGACAGCTCGCTCGGGCCCCTGCAACGCAGGCCGACCGGCCTGTTGCGGGTCAGCGCGCCGATGACGCTGACGCTCGTCTGCCTGTCTCCCGCCCTGCCGAAATTCCTCGCCCGCCATCCCGAGCTCAGCCTCGATCTCCGGATGGACGACCGGCGGGTCGATATCGTCGAGGAAGGCTTCGATGTCGCCATCCGCGCAAGCGACCGGCTGGAGGATTCCAGCCTGATCGCACGCAGGCTCATGACCATGCCGCACGTTGTCTGCGGCGCGCCGTCCTATTTCGAGCGATCCGGGGCGCCCGCGTCGCCGGAGAGCCTCGAGGATCACACCTGCATACAGTTCACACTGTCCGGCCATGTCGACGAATGGACATTCGAGAAGGCGGGGCGCTCGGTGCGCATCCCCGTCAACGGACGCTACAGGGTAACCTCGAGCCTCGCCGTGCGCGACGCCCTGCGCGCCGGCTTCGGCCTGAGCCTCATGCCGCTGGCCTATGTCCGCGAGGACATCGAACAGGGGCGCCTGCAGACGGTCCTCGACGACTGGTCCGCGGTGAATCTCTCCGTCTATGCGGTCTACCCCTCGCGGCGCCACGTCGTCGCCAAGGTCCGCGCCTTCCTCGACTTCCTGGTCGAGGAGCTGGGCCCGGGCGCGAGCGCGCCCCGGGACTGA
- a CDS encoding alpha/beta hydrolase, whose product MTDYRTLLDAETQAFVEHTNAFYPPDAHLLPIARSRAIYDKMCRAFSAGRPDGVTVRTDAIPADRRSIPIRTYRADAPGDAAVLYFHGGGFMLGGLDSHDDICAEICAGTGCETVSVDYRLAPEHKDTASLDDAVAAFEWLAETVRGPIVLVGESAGGMLAACLAHGVRNHRRAPAGQVLIYPSLGGDMTAGSYVTHADAPLLTARDVAFYNAVRTDGRDVSGDPRYTPLAEPDLSGVAPTAVFTAQCDPLSSDGEAYRDGILAAGGQADWHEEQGLVHGYLRARHTVGRARESFARILREIVRLAAPQRQEARVG is encoded by the coding sequence ATGACGGATTACCGTACGCTCCTCGACGCCGAGACACAGGCGTTCGTCGAGCACACGAATGCCTTCTATCCGCCGGATGCGCATCTGCTCCCGATTGCCAGGAGCCGCGCGATCTACGACAAGATGTGCCGCGCCTTCTCCGCCGGCCGTCCGGACGGTGTGACCGTGCGGACGGACGCGATCCCGGCGGACCGACGGTCGATCCCGATCCGTACCTACCGGGCGGATGCGCCCGGGGACGCCGCAGTGCTCTATTTCCACGGCGGCGGCTTTATGCTGGGCGGGCTCGACAGCCATGACGATATCTGCGCGGAAATCTGCGCGGGAACCGGATGCGAGACGGTCTCGGTCGACTATCGACTGGCACCCGAACACAAGGATACCGCCTCGCTGGACGACGCCGTGGCAGCCTTCGAATGGCTGGCCGAGACCGTCCGGGGCCCCATCGTCCTCGTCGGGGAATCCGCCGGCGGAATGCTCGCCGCATGCCTTGCCCACGGGGTGCGGAACCATCGGCGCGCGCCGGCCGGCCAGGTGCTGATCTATCCAAGTCTCGGCGGGGACATGACCGCCGGCTCCTATGTGACCCATGCCGACGCGCCGCTTCTCACCGCACGCGATGTCGCGTTCTACAACGCCGTCAGGACGGATGGCCGGGATGTCTCCGGCGATCCGCGATACACGCCCCTGGCCGAGCCGGACCTCTCCGGCGTGGCGCCCACGGCCGTGTTCACCGCCCAGTGCGACCCGCTCTCGTCGGACGGGGAGGCCTATCGCGACGGGATCCTGGCGGCCGGCGGGCAGGCGGACTGGCACGAGGAGCAGGGGCTCGTGCATGGCTATCTCCGGGCGCGCCACACGGTCGGCCGGGCGCGCGAGAGCTTCGCGCGAATCCTGCGCGAGATCGTGCGCCTCGCCGCCCCGCAGCGCCAGGAGGCCCGGGTCGGTTGA
- a CDS encoding LysR family transcriptional regulator: MTGMDSDLLRTFLAVAELGGFSAAGKQLNLTQSAVSLQIKRLEERIGVSLFDRTSRSVALTEAGAILVPYAQRILRLNGEAEEAIVKSAEMQEVRVGMTDEQAVVYLPFVLPIFTARYPDARLAVVCDESPELVERVHDGLLDIAITIRHPNSNGGTVIGQEALCWVAAKDFAPSDSDVIPLAVNPDGCVYRATAIAALNRAGRRWRIAFTSANPTSTNIAVQTGLGVAVKTERALPEGCRVLGPEDGMPTLGAVVVEMHSVAPVLTEPVRMVRDLLLEAAERHEGFAAAV, from the coding sequence ATGACCGGGATGGACTCCGATCTACTCAGGACATTTCTGGCCGTTGCCGAGCTCGGCGGCTTCAGCGCCGCCGGCAAGCAGCTCAACCTCACCCAGTCTGCGGTCAGCCTGCAGATCAAGAGGCTGGAGGAGCGCATCGGCGTCAGCCTGTTCGACCGTACGAGCCGCTCCGTCGCGCTCACGGAGGCGGGGGCCATCCTCGTCCCCTACGCCCAGCGGATCCTGCGCCTCAATGGCGAGGCGGAGGAGGCGATCGTGAAGTCGGCGGAGATGCAGGAGGTGCGTGTCGGCATGACCGACGAGCAGGCGGTCGTCTATCTGCCGTTCGTGCTGCCGATCTTCACGGCGCGATATCCGGATGCGCGGCTCGCGGTCGTCTGCGACGAGAGCCCAGAACTCGTCGAGCGCGTCCATGACGGGCTTCTCGATATCGCCATCACGATCCGCCATCCCAACAGCAATGGCGGAACGGTGATCGGGCAGGAGGCCCTGTGCTGGGTGGCTGCGAAGGATTTCGCCCCGAGCGACAGCGACGTCATTCCGCTGGCCGTCAATCCGGATGGATGCGTCTATCGCGCGACGGCGATTGCCGCATTGAACCGCGCCGGGCGGCGCTGGCGCATCGCCTTCACCAGCGCCAATCCGACAAGCACGAACATCGCCGTGCAGACCGGGCTTGGCGTCGCCGTGAAGACGGAGCGTGCGCTGCCCGAGGGCTGCCGCGTGCTGGGGCCGGAGGACGGCATGCCCACGCTCGGCGCCGTGGTGGTGGAGATGCATTCGGTCGCGCCGGTGCTGACCGAGCCGGTCCGCATGGTCCGCGATCTCCTGCTGGAGGCGGCCGAGCGGCACGAGGGGTTCGCGGCCGCGGTTTGA
- a CDS encoding ABC transporter permease, with product METIAFITSNLGVIGELTMEHISIVAVAVGLAVLTGVPIGIAITQNRSAADIVLYIASIIVTVPSIALFGIMIPVLSLIGHGIGYLPAVIAVLLYSQLPIIRNTYTAINNVDPALREAARGMGMKPVQRLWRVEIPLAIPVIMAGVRTAVVMNIGITAIAAYIGAGGLGTLISRGISQTDPRQLITGALAVSLLAIAADYFLYWVQRRLTPAGTR from the coding sequence TTGGAAACGATTGCGTTCATTACGAGCAATCTCGGCGTCATCGGCGAGTTGACGATGGAGCACATCTCCATCGTCGCGGTGGCCGTCGGGCTTGCGGTCCTGACCGGCGTGCCCATCGGCATCGCGATCACCCAGAACAGGTCCGCCGCCGATATCGTGCTCTACATTGCGAGCATCATCGTCACGGTGCCCTCGATCGCGCTGTTCGGCATCATGATTCCGGTCCTGTCGCTCATCGGGCACGGCATCGGCTATCTGCCGGCGGTGATCGCGGTGCTGCTCTATTCGCAGCTCCCGATCATCCGCAACACCTATACCGCCATCAACAATGTCGATCCGGCGCTGCGCGAGGCCGCTCGCGGCATGGGCATGAAGCCGGTCCAGCGGCTGTGGCGCGTGGAGATCCCGCTCGCCATCCCGGTGATCATGGCGGGCGTGAGGACGGCGGTGGTGATGAATATCGGGATCACCGCGATTGCCGCCTATATCGGCGCGGGCGGGCTCGGCACGCTGATCAGCCGCGGCATCTCGCAGACCGATCCGCGCCAGCTCATCACCGGCGCGCTCGCGGTCAGCCTGCTCGCCATCGCCGCCGACTATTTCCTTTACTGGGTGCAGCGCCGCCTGACGCCCGCCGGGACCCGCTGA